In Drosophila busckii strain San Diego stock center, stock number 13000-0081.31 chromosome 3R, ASM1175060v1, whole genome shotgun sequence, the sequence CCATATTTGTGCTGTTTTAGAGGCGTTCAAAACAATGAAACGCGATAATGAACGCAATTACATATAATACACTTATTGTTCAAGAGGCTGTTATGTCCACTGTGGCGGGATAccgattattttttttggtcgTTAGGCATGAGTAAAAGTTAGTGTTGGGCAAGGGTGGTTGAGCGGGCCCTTACGTAGTTTTCAAAAGGAGCGAGAGCGGTCACGGGGCATTGATTCCGACGTGACTGGGAGAATGcaaatagtaaatatattataatttattaaaaatacacacttaattaaaaaaaaagtcataTTTGCCTTTTGTAGTTGCTGACACACTCTTATGTGGTCGTGGATTTTATTCCCTAGTAAAGAGatgttgcatattttgcacTGCCCGCCGGTTGCCCCCGGTTTTTGCGACAATCTTTATATTCTCCGAAAAAGGCTCGCTAAATACTCACTTCCGAGAATTGAGTAAGTGCACTTGCGATAATCGAAATATATACTcgtaataaacatataaatgcTCGTTTTCAAGCTTGTTTGCAATAACTCAAGCGAGGATCAGTTTTTTCTCCGCTAATAGCTCGTTTCTGAGCTATGCCAATCAGAAACAGCCCAATCAAAATAAGGCAATGCACATTTTTCGTATTCTTTCTTGTCTTGGCTGCGCGAGCGAGACAAGAACACTtcatgcatttgttgttgctgtacaGAACTGTTAGCTGTCACAGGTACTTAAAAGTATTAGTTCCCGGGAAAAGCGATAAGCACCTGACTGCTACTTGTTAAAAGGCTCGAAATTCAAAAAACCAACAATCTACTTCTAAATCTAGATTTAACTTAAACACAGGGGCCAGCAAATAATACCGTACTTGTTAATCAAAAGTAAAACCTGTTAAGCTGACAGTATGTGGACTGGCTGCGATTTGAATTGATTCTTAGCGCCGACCCACTCATAGCAGTTGAATAATTGGATTAGGCCAAGTGAAGGTGGCGgctttttacttttagtttctTCTGCTCTAACAGCATAGTTGAATTTCGTCATCAAACGTTAGCGTCACGGAATGGGCATGCATTTTCAAAgtaaataagaataaattaaaactttatatttattttaaaacaaagccTTTGCAGAAATACTTTGTGTGGGTGCCATTGTCATAGGCCTTATAGCGGGTTTGGTAATGCTCGTCTGCCACTTGCTGCAAGATTCTATACCCAATGTGTTGGCCACTAACGAGAGGGAATACGCTTTTGACTATGTGATAGGTACgttcttaaaaatataaatagtttcaCAACTTACTCTTTGCAACTTGCAGTTGGCGCTGGAACTGCTGGAGCTACTTTAACTTCGCTTCTAAGCAAACACAGCAATGGAAGCGTGCTGCTTATCGAGGCAGGCGGCTCTTTTGGTTTCTTGAGTCGTATACCCCTACTTACAACGTTTCAGCAGAAGGGCATCAATGATTGGTCATTTCTCTCGGCTCCGCAAAAATACTCTTCCAAGGGCTTGCTGGACCAGCGACAGTGTCTGCCACGAGGAAAAGGTCTGGGCGGCTCGGCCAACCTGAACTATATGCTGCATTTCGATGGATCTCCGGCAGACTTTGACTCCTGGCATCAACTGCATAATTTAAGCGACTGGAACTGGCAACACATGCGTTCCTTTATGGTCGCCGCAAGGCCAAAACCGACAGAGCTTTATGAAATACCAGCCAGCTACTCTGCGTTGACAGAAGCTTTGGGAACAGCAGAGTCTGAGTTTGGACACAAGCCTTGGAAATTTCGACGCACGACTTATAATATAAAGAACGGCCTGAGACATTCGGTTTTACAACAATATCTACTGCCTGTGCTCAAAAATCTGAATCTGCGATTGCTGCCAGAGGCGCTAGTGAAGCGCATAAATCTAGCTAAGAAATCAAAGCTAGCCAGTTCCGTTTTAGTGGGCCTTAAAGATGAGCACAATaaggaaattgaatttaagatTAAAGTGCGACGTGAGCTTATACTATGTGCGGGCGCCTATCAGACACCACAGCTGCTTCTAACTTCGGGTATTGGAGATAAATCGAcgctggcgcagctgcagcttccaGTGCAACATAAATTGCCTTTGGTGGGTCAAGGATTACACGATCATCTCAATGTGGCATTGTTTGTCTCCATGGGTGTCGTAGGACCTTCGCTTAACCAACGCGCTCTACTAAGTCCTATGAAtcttttaaattacttaagcAGCGGCACTGGCGCCTTTGGTAATTTTGGTGTAGTTGGACATATAAGTAACTTTGAAGAGCCACTGCCCTTTGGCATTACCTTTTTTGGCGCTGGCGCTATAGATGAAAGTTCGCTCATGTCTATCTCCAATTTTAAACGAGCTGCTTTCCGTGCGTTATTTCCACGTTATTATAATGCTACGCAAGAGGGCTTTGTAGTCATCTCCAGCTGTCTGCAACCCAAATCTAGAGGAACTGTGACGTTGCTGCATAAAAGTATGCGAAGGAATCCTCTAATTGATCCAAACTATTTAAGTCAGCAACAAGATGTGGCATGCAATATTGCAGCTATACGAAATGCAGTTGCTGTAagcagaaataatttaatttggcgttaattaacaagtttttttttgtaggtaGTTACCTCTGCCGCATTTGCTTCACTGCAGCCACGCATACATTGGCCCAAGCTGCAAGAATGCGCAAACTTTGGTCCATTTGAAAGAGACTTTAGTGAGAACCAACCTTCTGATGATTATCTAGAATGTGTTATGCGACATATAGGTCTGGGCTCGCATCATCCTGGTGGCACTTGCGCTTTAGGCAGCGTTGTGGACTCACAGCTACGGTACAATTTAATCCGTcctctttatatatatatattttaaatgatttacttTATTACAGTTTAAAAGGTTTAACAAATATACGCGTTGTCGATGCCAGTGTGCTGCCTCGGCCTATATCTGGCAATCCCAATACTGCGATTGCAGCTATAGCCATGCGTGCAGCGAGCTGGATTCTTAAAAACGAACTACAAGACGCAACAGTTGCTTGAGCTAGTTTTCTAAGTTGcctaaatacaaaatgtatattaaagATTCATTAAACTTTCTCTACTTTAGCTTTGACAATACGCAGGGGATCTATAGGACGATCATTTTTGTCCGTCTCCACCATGCCTATGCGTTTAACCACTTCCATGCCAGTATAAACACGCCCAAAGATGGTGTGCTTATTGTCCAGCCACTGTGTGGGCGCCAGCGTTATAAAGAATTGTGAACCATTTGTATCTGGACCAGAATTGGCCATAGATAGTATGCCAGCGCCAGTATGTTTCAAATCACTGTGCAGCTCATCGGCAAATTCACTTCCATAAACCGAAGTACCTCCACGTCCCGTACCCGTGGGATCACCGCCCTGTATCATAAAGTCACGAATTATGCGATGAAATACAACATTGTTGTAGTAACCACGCCGGGACAGCTCCGCAAAGTTATAGCACTATAAGCAGATTACAATTATTTCTTACTGCAAtagattatttatttcacCATACTTACTGTGTTTGGTGCATGTTTCCAATAGAGCTCCACTGTTATTTCGCCCATGCTGGAAAAAAAACATGTCAACTTTGCATTACTTGTGCCGGTTGTTACTTTACCTTGTTTCAAGTGTAACAAACGGTGGCTGCCACGCCTTGTCTGGTACGCCATTGCCTGCAGGACTCGGTAACATTATaataatgtataaatgtaaaaatttaa encodes:
- the LOC108604747 gene encoding neither inactivation nor afterpotential protein G, with protein sequence MGMHFQKILCVGAIVIGLIAGLVMLVCHLLQDSIPNVLATNEREYAFDYVIVGAGTAGATLTSLLSKHSNGSVLLIEAGGSFGFLSRIPLLTTFQQKGINDWSFLSAPQKYSSKGLLDQRQCLPRGKGLGGSANLNYMLHFDGSPADFDSWHQLHNLSDWNWQHMRSFMVAARPKPTELYEIPASYSALTEALGTAESEFGHKPWKFRRTTYNIKNGLRHSVLQQYLLPVLKNLNLRLLPEALVKRINLAKKSKLASSVLVGLKDEHNKEIEFKIKVRRELILCAGAYQTPQLLLTSGIGDKSTLAQLQLPVQHKLPLVGQGLHDHLNVALFVSMGVVGPSLNQRALLSPMNLLNYLSSGTGAFGNFGVVGHISNFEEPLPFGITFFGAGAIDESSLMSISNFKRAAFRALFPRYYNATQEGFVVISSCLQPKSRGTVTLLHKSMRRNPLIDPNYLSQQQDVACNIAAIRNAVAVVTSAAFASLQPRIHWPKLQECANFGPFERDFSENQPSDDYLECVMRHIGLGSHHPGGTCALGSVVDSQLRLKGLTNIRVVDASVLPRPISGNPNTAIAAIAMRAASWILKNELQDATVA
- the LOC108604748 gene encoding peptidyl-prolyl cis-trans isomerase-like 1; the protein is MLPSPAGNGVPDKAWQPPFVTLETSMGEITVELYWKHAPNTCYNFAELSRRGYYNNVVFHRIIRDFMIQGGDPTGTGRGGTSVYGSEFADELHSDLKHTGAGILSMANSGPDTNGSQFFITLAPTQWLDNKHTIFGRVYTGMEVVKRIGMVETDKNDRPIDPLRIVKAKVEKV